The following proteins are encoded in a genomic region of Thiomonas sp. X19:
- a CDS encoding YncE family protein, with the protein MGGGPGKMAVVRWPGNAAHVVAFGQAGTPKGNSFFVGVNAQDHQVFIPSLAGTTNVIDLRTDKPVRQFKSIPGGRVAVVSPDHRLVFVLSGKALAAYSTRDDALRYEISVGGNALAFNADASHLYVGGNMDTAIADIDPSTGHILRRIPIGHSGDLVWARGLLFSADIQSGVMSAFNPVTNAIFSMPTAEVDPHFAYAKIPAATAGFMQLAVSPDQNSVYAAGFSGHILRFSTTGPRYLGEVKVAVGKAGPDKLSGLAVLPHGAEAITTIENRHESVVVDLRNGQVLQRLPGIASNRWVLAHESE; encoded by the coding sequence ATGGGGGGCGGCCCGGGCAAGATGGCAGTGGTGCGCTGGCCCGGCAATGCTGCGCATGTGGTGGCCTTTGGCCAGGCCGGCACCCCCAAGGGGAATAGCTTTTTTGTCGGTGTGAATGCGCAGGACCACCAAGTCTTCATCCCGAGTCTTGCCGGGACCACCAATGTGATCGACCTCCGTACAGACAAACCAGTCCGGCAATTCAAGAGCATCCCGGGTGGGCGCGTGGCAGTCGTCTCGCCCGACCACCGTCTGGTGTTCGTGCTCTCCGGCAAGGCTTTGGCGGCGTACTCAACCCGCGATGATGCGTTGCGCTACGAGATATCGGTTGGTGGCAATGCGCTGGCGTTCAACGCGGACGCCAGCCACTTGTATGTGGGTGGCAATATGGATACGGCCATCGCCGATATCGATCCCTCCACCGGTCACATCCTGCGGCGGATCCCCATCGGCCATTCCGGCGATCTGGTCTGGGCGCGCGGGCTGTTGTTCTCTGCGGACATCCAGAGCGGTGTGATGAGCGCATTCAATCCCGTGACCAACGCGATCTTCAGCATGCCCACGGCTGAGGTCGATCCCCATTTTGCGTACGCCAAAATCCCCGCCGCCACGGCTGGGTTCATGCAACTGGCGGTCAGTCCCGACCAGAACAGCGTGTACGCGGCTGGGTTCTCCGGGCATATTCTTCGGTTCTCCACCACCGGGCCGCGCTATCTGGGTGAGGTCAAGGTCGCTGTCGGCAAGGCAGGTCCCGACAAGCTCAGCGGCCTCGCGGTGCTGCCCCATGGCGCCGAGGCCATCACGACCATCGAGAACCGCCACGAGTCCGTGGTGGTCGATCTGCGCAACGGCCAGGTGCTCCAACGCCTGCCAGGCATCGCCAGCAATCGCTGGGTGCTGGCGCACGAATCCGAGTGA
- a CDS encoding DUF302 domain-containing protein: MSKFLLAFAAAFVLVQSAWAQAPRVIEVRSTHTVAQTLQHLEHAVQQRHLHIVAVVDHSGLAHKAGLELRPTKLVIFGNPALGTKLMQMNQQAGLGLPLKMLVWEDAEHRVWLGYTDPAVFAQRYAISPSAQPILTMTKVLHAIAAQAAGG, translated from the coding sequence ATGTCCAAATTCCTGCTGGCCTTTGCTGCCGCATTTGTTCTGGTCCAGAGCGCCTGGGCACAAGCCCCGCGAGTGATTGAGGTGCGCAGCACGCATACGGTTGCGCAGACGCTGCAGCACTTGGAACACGCGGTCCAGCAACGCCATTTGCACATCGTGGCGGTGGTGGATCACAGCGGCTTGGCGCACAAGGCGGGGCTGGAACTTCGGCCCACCAAGCTGGTGATCTTCGGCAATCCGGCCTTGGGCACGAAGTTGATGCAGATGAACCAACAGGCAGGACTTGGGCTGCCTTTGAAAATGCTGGTCTGGGAAGACGCCGAGCATCGGGTCTGGTTGGGCTATACCGACCCTGCGGTGTTCGCCCAGCGCTACGCCATCAGTCCCTCGGCCCAGCCCATTCTGACCATGACCAAGGTCCTGCATGCGATCGCTGCTCAAGCCGCTGGGGGCTAG